The window AAACAGAACAATGGCATTTCCTATAGGTTATTGAACAATAAAGATCTTTGTTCCTTGCTTCAGCGGAGGACTAAGAGCTGATTGTATATAACATACCTGTTAATGACGCTATTAATTTTTTATCTTCTGTTAGCTTTGGTGGTCTCATTCCTATGTTCCATTCTGGAGGCATCGCTGCTAAGCTTTACCCCTTCCTATATAGAATCCCTAAGTGAAGAAAAACCCCAGCTAAGTGCGCAGCTTCGTAAGCTTAAAGATAAAGTTGACCAACCTCTGGCAGCCATTCTTTCCCTTAATACCATTGCACATACCGTTGGAGCCGCAGGTGTGGGCGCACAGGCGGCCATAGTATTTAGTAGTGTAAGTACAGGCATTATATCTGGTATATTAACGATTCTTATTCTGGTGTTTTCTGAGCTAATTCCTAAATCCTTAGGAGCAAAGTATTGGAGACAGCTTGCGTTCTTTACGGCCAAAACGTTAAAAATCCTGATATGGGCCATGTATCCCCTGGTGTTGCTTTCGAACGTGATCACTAAGATGATGGGGGGCAGTGCCCATGGCATGGTTGTTAGCCGTGAGGAGCTATCTGCGATGGCAGATATAGGTCAGCAGGAAGGAGTGTTCGCTGAAAACGAAACCCGTATCATAAAAAACCTAATAGCTTTTCAGGAAATCCAGGTTAGGGATGTGATGACCCCTCGCACGGTAGTTGTGATGGCAAACAGCCAACTAACACTCAAGGAAGTATATAATGATAAAAGCTTTCTTCGCTTTTCCCGTATCCCTGTTTATGAAGGTAACCGGGATAACATTCTTGGGTATATGCATAAACATGAACTACTGGAAAAGCTAGCTGATGACCAGCACCACCTGCTAGTTAAAGATATTGTGAGGAATATACTTATTGTACCTGATCACCTGAGCATACCGGTGGTTTTTGAGCGTTTGATGGAAAAGCGTGAACACATTGCCCAGGCCGTAGACAGCTATGGTGGTTTGACGGGAGTAGTCACCATTGAAGATGTAATGGAAACCCTGTTGGGAATAGAAATCGTTGATGAATTTGATAAGAGTCATGACATGCAGGAGTATGCCCGCCAAAAATGGCATGAACGAGCGTTGAAGCTGGGACTGATAGAAGAAAGTGATACGCAAGATAGATTACGACCAAGAAAACAATGAAAAGGGATGATTTTTTAGATTATGAAATATTTCTACTGATACCCCTTTTAAACTTTCCTTCAACATTCAAATGGTCTTCAGTCGGTGAACTATGTTCACATAAAGTATTTGCCCATCCCAAGGGTGAAGATCATAACTCCATAGAAGAAATGTTCAATACTCACAACTAGCAGGGAGTTGTACTTTGTATAGGTGTGGCTGAAAATAAGGCTTACCAGAAAAGCCCCTACGATCGCAACTCCATTTCCAAAGACAATGTGAGCGAATCCGAACAGTAAGCTGTTTACAAAAATGGAGGTACGCTGGCTGGCAAATAAGTCTCCATAACGCTGATAGTACCAGGTTCTGTAGACAATTTCTTGTGGAATAACTGACCAAAAAGGATACAAGCTTATTGTGAACAGATAACGCTCTAAATTCTCCTGAGGCAGGTAGTAAAGCAGCTCATGATTAAAAATTTAAACAAAGCAGAAGACTAGCAGCGACACCAAAAGAAACCTTCCAATTAGTTTTTTCCAGTTAACCGGCACCCTCCTTATGAATTGTCTGTTATCAAACCTTTTACTCCTATACAGCAGTACAAGGAATAGAATTGAAATTGAGACTAAAGGAATCAAGATGTAGATACCAGATAAGTATTATTTGGTAAACAAAGGAACTGCTATGTAAACTAGCAGTAGCTCTGATATCTTAATTCCTTTGTTTTGATACCAGATTACTTTTTATTATCAATCCGCTCGGGCTTTTGCTTTTCTGATCTAGCAGTGTTCAATGGAGTAGTAAGTGAAGATAACGTGATAAAACAGTTTTAAACAGTCATGGAGTGTCAAGAAAGAGTGCCAGGTGCTGAATGACTGTTTTCTTTTCCAAGCCTCCTGCCAAGGCACCAGTTGTAACGCCAACAGTACTGATAAAGGCTGCCAGCCGTACCTTATCACTAAAGAGCACCTCTGGCTTATCCAGTGTAGGCCAGGTAGTAATCAGATCTTCCGGGAATACATATAGTTCAATCACCATCATCAGTGCGCCAATCATCAGAAACAACCCAATGCATGCCAGCAGAATGCTTAGAAAGATCACCACATTGGCAATCGCCAGATGTTCTGTGATTACCCGCTTTTCTTTTCGGGGCATAAATAGCGATTGAATCTTGATCAGGTAAAAGGATGCCCCCAGTATGCTGGCTACAGCAAAGAAAATGGCAGTCTGGTTGTTCATGTTCAGCCCTACATCCCAGATCTCTGCTGTAAAGATCAGCAACAGGCTAGGTGCTACTGCAGCAGTAGCCAGACCTGGCAAGGAAAGCGGCAGCAGAATTGCCCAATTCCTGAGCAGTGGAGCAAGCACAGCTTTGGGATGCTTGATAGCCATCAAGAAGTGGAAAATAAGACTTTCAAGGCCTGTGCCTCCACGCAATTCCCTTTCCGGCAAATGCTCCACGCCTTTCCGCAGAGCAGTACGCTCTGCTTCGGTAAAGCTTGGGACCTCTTTCCTGTTTTCGCGGAAGACAAACGGAGCCATCACTTTGCTCTTGTTGCGCTTTGTATGGTCCAGCCCACTCAGGTGTCCCATCAAATGCAGCAGCAGGGCGGCAGCGTTGGTGCGGACTGCTTCCGCGCTACGTGTACGAATAGGCTTGCCTCGTGGGCTTGCCGTTAGCCTATGGGTAGAAACTACCACCACATGCGAAACGGGAGAGGCCAGGCCTGCCTCTACCCGATTTCTTCTTGAGAGTAGCGCTACATCAGTGACAACTATTACAATATCATAAGGCCCTTCCGCCATTCTCATTGTTGCGGCATCCAGAAAGTCAGAGGGTTCCCGGGTATCATCTGAGCTTAAGGAAAAGGGCTCGACGATATGGAACGTCCATGGAATGTCCGTGGCAGATTCCATCTCTGGCTTGGTATCATGCACCAGATGTTCTATAAAGGGCTGTATTTCACTGGGATCCAGGCTTGGTCTATGCGCCAGCAAAACTCCTACATGTATTTCCGGAGCTGGCTTTTCTCCCTGTGCCTCACGTAATTCGTTAAACAAGCGCTTTGAGGAGGTTAAGCCTCTGACAAAAGTAGTCGTTGTTGCTACTCTGCTAAGCTGGAGTACCATTATAGCCCGTAATAGCCTAAATGCTCGAAAAGCAGGAACAAACAGGGCGATAAGTGTAAGCCAGTTCCGCTTTACATAGTCCAGCTTTCGGGGAGCCAGCACAAACTTGATCAGAAATTCCAGAATAAAAGCTCCCCATATGATCATTACCCAACGCTCCTGCGCCTGCGATAAACCGCTTAGCAGTTCTTCTACAAAAAGCCACAGCCAAACAATGGATAGAATAAACATGGGACCTTCCAGCCAAGCTTCCAGCTTGTAGAGCAGGCGGAACCGCTTTTGTTTTGCATGTTCAGATGCAGCTTGTTCCATTTACAATCAGGGGTACATTTTGTATACTACAGGTCTTCATCTGTATGTATTTGTTACTTTGTCTAGAAAAAGCATTGGCAAGCTGATTTGTTTGGTAGCCCTTGTTAGGCTTGTAAAAGATGAAGACAAACAAAAGCAGTAGCAGCGTAAGTTATAAAGGTGTAATTGCAGCAAGACAGTAAGAACATTAATGTAACTGCCAGCCACACTTGTATTCAGTTGCGGGGTGTCTAATGTCATTAGGAGTGTGTTCTTTCTCTATTGCTTGCAGCATCCAGAAAATCGCGTTGTAATGAAAGTCTTCAAGCAAATCCTCTTCTACTTCATCATTTTTGTAAGTGTACTGGTGATACTAGCAAGCCTGCTCTCCCTAATCTATGACCTGGCTTACTGGTATTCAAAGGTCGTGGATTTCCCAAGGCTGCAGTACCTGATCGTAGCGCTTATATGTCTTTTGATCTTTGTTCTATTGAACAAAAAGTGGGGGTTTGCTTCGGTGTTTCTGGCCGTAGGTTTGTTAACTGCTATCACCATACACGCTACACGGATATTACCTTATATAGTAGGAGATAAACCAGTTCCCGATGTAGCGCAAGAGGCAATAAGCCAGGAAAATAGTGTGGGGATTCTCATTGCCAATGTGCTAATCACGAATAAAGAGGCGGCAGACTTTCTAGAGATTGTAGAACAAACAGATCCCGACATGCTGCTAGTCATGGAAGTGGACCAATGGTGGGTAAACCAACTTCAAGGCCTGAAAGTAGAATATCCATATATTATGGAATATCCCCTGGAAAATGCCTATGGAATGGCACTTTACTCCAGATTTCCCCTTAAAGATACTGAAATCAAGTTCTTTAACCATGATGATGTGCCTTCCTTTCATGCTAAAGTAATACTTCCATCAGGTGAGGCCTTTAGATTTCATGGGATGCATCCAGTAGCACCAGTACCCAGTGATAAATATCCTGATAATGTAGGCGAAGAAGAAGTGGGCTTATTGAAAGTTGGACAACTGGTTGCCGCAGAGTCACTACCTTCTATTGTTGCAGGTGACTTTAACGACGTATCCTGGTCGCACACCTCCAGATTGTTTGGTGATGCTGGTAGCTTAAAGAATGTACGCCTGGGCAGGGGGCTTTACAATTCTTTCAACGCTAAATCACTGATCATGCGCTGGCCTCTGGATCATTTCTTTGTTACCAGGGAGTTTGCACTGCTGGAATTAGAGCGCTTGCGGAAGTTCAACTCTGACCATTTTCCCATGTTTGCCAAGCTGGTACTGCAAAAGCAGTAACCCTTTTTTCACTCTACAGTTATCTTTGTTGAAACTATTTTGGTCAGCTTACAGTATTTTTTCAACTAAAGCACCAGTATGCGTTTGATTACAGTTCGGGCTCCCAAGGGACTCGGCCAAAGAGTCGCGGAAATCGCTATTCAGTCAGGTATCCAGCAGGTGAGTTATCAGGAAGCAAAAGCCTTACGTTCAGATAACAGCAGTTCGGTACAGGATGTAATCTGCTCTTACCAGTAAATTCCGTAAAACGTAAGCCTTCCATCAGTTAAACAAACACATCTATACAACCGATTGCAGCAATAGTTTCGTTCATAAAAGCTTGTTTCGGCAAAATAACGAGCCTTATTGTACATATTTTATTCAATCGTTTGCAATAATATGATTTTTCATTTAGATTAAATCGCAATCGATTGCGTAATAGCAACTTTTTAACACTGGTTGTAGAGTATTTTTTGCTGTAGGGAAAGGAAAGTGTTTTAGGTGGTTTGCGCTACCGGAATTGTACTGAGTGATGAACCTGATGCTGGGTTGGCCTAGACTACAACAGTTGGCGGCTAAGGGCACCGGATATAGATGATGTACAACCCTATTTTTTACCTCAAACAGTTTAATTATGAGTACCTCTACTCTGAAAAGATTACTTTTCTTTTTCCTCTCCTTACTGTTAATCCCAAATGTGTTCGCACAGCTAAGCGTATCTCCCATATTTGGTTCAGATATGGTATTGCAGCGTGGCACAGCTGTTCCCGTATTTGGCACAGCCTCGCCTGGAGAAACAGTTACCGTTCAGTTTCTGGGCCAAAGCAAATCGGCAGTGGCAGATGGAAGTGGCAAATGGCAGGTTAACCTTGCCAGCATGTCGGCCAACGCCTCTCCCAGTACGATGACTATATCTTCCGGTAGTGAAGTAGTATCCTATTCTGGCATACAAGTGGGCGAAGTGTGGCTGGTTAGTGGTCAGTCAAACATGGGCTGGCCCATGAGTAAAGCAGATAATAGCGCTCCCGCAATTGCAGACGCTGGCAATCACAATATTCGCCTGTTTCGCATGACGGCAGGTAACGGCCCTCATACCACTACCTGGCAGATCTCTAATTCAACTACTGTAGGCAGTTTTTCTGCCGTAGGGTACTGGATGGGGTTAGAGTTATCGCAATGGATGGGTAATGTGCCTGTAGGGCTTATACAGGCTACTCATGATGGCACCGCTATCGATCAGTGGACCCATACCAATGGAGGCACCGCAGCAGATTATGAGGCCATGGTGAAGCCAATTCAGCCCTATGCTATCAAAGGAATAGGGTGGTATCAGGGAGAAAGCGATGGCGGAAATAGCAACTATGACGTATTGCTCACCGACATGATCGGAGAGTGGCGGTCAGACTGGGGGTTATCCGGCCTTCCTTTTGGGATCGTACAACTTACAGGAACTGAACGTTCCAAGGGAGCACGGCTCAGCCAGTACAATGTATCCCAAAAGGTACCTAATACCTACCTGATAGTTACCGCAGATTTACCCGGAGGAAATCAGTTGCACCCTACCACCAAAAAACCAGTGGGATTGCGGGCAGCGATTGGAGCCAGAGGAGCAGTATACGGAGAAAATATTCCCTATTCAGGCCCAGTACCTGATGGAGCTAACAGCTACGCTTCCGGCAGTACCGTCGTCCTCAACTGGCATTTTGTTGGAAATGGATTGATTACCAGTGATGGATCAGCACCCTCTACTTTTCAGGTAGCTGGCAGCAACGGACGGTTTTCATCGGCCACCGCGACCATCGTGGGAAGCACTATCGAGCTTACCAGTAGTGTCTCGGACCCAACAACAGTCCGCTACCAGTTTGGTTCGCTTGGCAATCTTTTCAATTCTGTAAACATTCCCATCGAAGGCGGAAACAGCACCTTAGATAAGCTACCTTCATCGATGTTTGAAGTTACACTTGGAGCTACACCCTCCAATATGTCTCCAACAGCTTCCTTTTCGCATTCAGCTTCAGAACTCTCAGTTAGTTTTGATGCCTCCGCGAGTGCGGATAGTGATGGTACTATCAGTAGCTGGGCCTGGGATTTTGGCGATGGTACTACAGGTTCAGGAGAACAAGCAAATCACACCTACTCCGCCTATGGTAGCTACACAGTTACCCTTACAGTAACAGACGATGCTGGAGCAACAGGGACTTCGTCACAAGTAGTTTCTTTAACTGACGGTGGTTCAGGAGGTGGCGAAACCGGAACCTCGCTACATGTGCAAAATATAGTCACCTACACGCAAAGTGCAGGAGCAGGTAGTAAGTCCGGAGTTGCTGAAGTATTTATTCATGACAACCAGGAAAGCCCTGTAAGTAACGCTACGGTTACAGGAACCTTCTCGGGAACATTTACCGGTACAGTAACTGGACAAACTGGAACGGACGGCAAGGTAGTATTTACCAGCAACTCAACAGCAAAAGGCAATGTAACAGTAAACTTCTGTGTAGATAATGTCACCCATAGTTCGCTGAGTTACGATGCCAGCCAAAATGATATTTCCTGCACGGCAGGTGCTGCCGGAGCCAGAATGGCCACCGATAAAAATACAGTAGAAAAGTCCGTTCTTCCTGTACACCTTTATCCTAATCCTAGCCAGGATGGACACTTTTCTGTTACACTACCAGAAACGCTACGTTCTTCTGTGGCAGCGTTGGAATTAAGCATTTATGACCAGCAAGGAAAACTAGTACACCAGAAACACCTGGAAAACTCTTCTTCCACAATAAGTGTGGATACTTCTCTTCAACCTGGCATCTACCTGCTAAAAATCATGGGTGAAAATAGCAGCTACGAAAGCCGTTTTATTATAAGTCAATAAATCTTTCTACAGGGCGCAGTCTATTCATTGCGCCCTGTTTTTTTCTGCTAAGGCGAGCCTGTCATTAATAACCACAAAGTCAGAGAAGAAACACTGCTCTGCCAGCAAATCTTATTAGAAACCAATTCCTTCTTTTTTAACTAAAATTTCCAAAAATGAAAACTTATACATTTAAGGGAGTAGCTGTATTACTTCTATTACTCCTAGTAACTCCTGAGTTACATGCACAGATGGCTGCAGGACAAAGCAAGTTTGTAGGAAACATCTTTAGAAATACTGTTCCGCCTAGTTTTAATACCTATTGGAATCAGGTTACTCCTGAAAACTCAGGAAAGTGGGGCACAGTTGAAGGCGCACGAGATATCATGAAATGGACAGACCTTGACCTGGCATATAATCATGCCCAGAACAATGGCTTCCCCTTTAAACAACATGCATTTGTATGGGGCATGCAGGAACCATCCTGGGTAAGTAGTTTACCACCTGCCGAACAGGCTGCCGAAGTGGAAGAGTGGATACAGCTTTATGCAGCCCGATACCCGAATACAGACATGATTGATGTAGTAAATGAACCACTGCACCATGTCCCTTCCTATGCAGAAGCAATTGGTGGTAGTGGTGCCACTGGTTGGGACTGGGTAGTTTGGTCATTTGAAAAAGCCCGTCAATATATGCCAAACGCAAAGTTGATCCTGAATGATTATGGCATTTTAGGCAAGCGAAAAGCAACTACCGATTATATAAACATCATCAATATCTTAAAAGAACGGAATCTGATTGATGGAATAGGCGTGCAGGCACATGGATTGGAGTATGCACAAAATAGTGCTATAAAAAGCACTTTGGACAATCTAGCAGCTACTGGTATCCCTATTTATATATCAGAACTTGATTTGGAACTTGCCGATGACACAGAGCAGCTAAACCGCTACAAAAGTCTTTTTCCGCTCCTATACGAGCACCCCGGAGTAGTTGGCGTTACCTTATGGGGATACATTGCAGGCCAGCACTGGAAGCCAGATGCCTATCTGTTAGGGCAAACGAATACAATTGGTAGTCAAACCCTAACCAGTACTTTTCAGAACTACACCTTTAGCGGCTCAGGAGATATACAGGTTCACCTTACCAACGATGATGTAGATAACACTAACGATATGGAGGTAGACTATGTAATATTAGATGGGATTACCTACCAGGCAGAAGATATGGAAATCAATACAGGTGTGTGGCAGGATAACTCCTGTGGCGGCTCATTTAGCCAGTTGATGAACTGCAATGGCTATATACAGTTTCCGGCTGCTAGCCAAAGTATTACAATAAGAGCCCGTGGGGTAAATGGAACTGAAAACTTAGAAGTTCATGCTGTAGATATGACCATGGAAAGACCTGCCCTACAATGGCTGCGGTACGAATACTTTGGCGAAGCCAGCAATAGTGCTCCTACTGCATCCTTTTCTGCTACAGTTACAGATCTTACTGCCGCATTTGATGCTTCTGCCAGCTTTGACAGCGACGGCACTATTAGCAGCTACGCATGGGACTTTGGCGACGGCAGTACTGGATCTGGCGAGCTGGCAAACCATAGTTTTTCCGCATATGGCAACTACACTGTTACCCTTACAGTAACGGACAATGGAGGTGCCGTTGGTACATCCTCACAATTGGTTTCTGTTAGCGATGGCAGCACAGGTGGTAGCGGAAGTACTTTGCACGTACAGAAGGTTATAACCTATACACTGAGTGCAGGCGCCGGTAGTAAATATGGCGTAGCCGAAGTAACCATTCATGACGATCAGGAGAACCCGGTTAGTAATGCTACTGTCAGTGGTACTTTTTCAGGCACGTTTACAGAAACTGCTTCTGGACAAACCGGTGCAGATGGTGTAGTTGTATTGCAAACTACTTCTTCAGCTAAAGGGAGTGTAACTGTTAAATTATGTGTAGACAATGTTACCCATGCCTCATACAGCTATGACGCCAGCCAGGATGATATTTCCTGCACGGCAGGTGCTGCCGGAGCCAGAATGGCCACTACATCAGAACCAGAAAAAGCCACTCTGCTACCGGTCCGGATTTATCCGAACCCAAGCAAGGACGGCCGCTTTACCATCAACCTGCCTGAAGCACTTAAATCTACACAACCTGCAACGCTGGAGCTGAGCATATACAACCAGCTAGGAATGCTAGTGTATCACGATAACCCAAAAAATAGCGCAACAGCGTTAATAGTAGAGTCTTCGCTACAGCCGGGAATCTACCTACTAAAAATCAGGGGTGAGAAAGGCAGCTATCAAAGCAGACTTATAATAAGCAAGTAAAAAGCGACTACTAAAAAAAGGCAACGCTACTATATAGCGTTGCCTTTTTTTATGCTTAATCTGAAAGCATATGCTTTTAACAGTGTCTCAATTTGTGCTTTTAACCAAAAGCTAACTCAAAGCACTCAGCAGCCGGAGGTTGTA of the Flammeovirgaceae bacterium 311 genome contains:
- a CDS encoding hypothetical protein (COG1253 Hemolysins and related proteins containing CBS domains): MTLLIFYLLLALVVSFLCSILEASLLSFTPSYIESLSEEKPQLSAQLRKLKDKVDQPLAAILSLNTIAHTVGAAGVGAQAAIVFSSVSTGIISGILTILILVFSELIPKSLGAKYWRQLAFFTAKTLKILIWAMYPLVLLSNVITKMMGGSAHGMVVSREELSAMADIGQQEGVFAENETRIIKNLIAFQEIQVRDVMTPRTVVVMANSQLTLKEVYNDKSFLRFSRIPVYEGNRDNILGYMHKHELLEKLADDQHHLLVKDIVRNILIVPDHLSIPVVFERLMEKREHIAQAVDSYGGLTGVVTIEDVMETLLGIEIVDEFDKSHDMQEYARQKWHERALKLGLIEESDTQDRLRPRKQ
- a CDS encoding abortive infection protein (COG1266 Predicted metal-dependent membrane protease); translated protein: MYPFWSVIPQEIVYRTWYYQRYGDLFASQRTSIFVNSLLFGFAHIVFGNGVAIVGAFLVSLIFSHTYTKYNSLLVVSIEHFFYGVMIFTLGMGKYFM
- a CDS encoding hypothetical protein (COG1226 Kef-type K+ transport systems, predicted NAD-binding component), whose protein sequence is MEQAASEHAKQKRFRLLYKLEAWLEGPMFILSIVWLWLFVEELLSGLSQAQERWVMIIWGAFILEFLIKFVLAPRKLDYVKRNWLTLIALFVPAFRAFRLLRAIMVLQLSRVATTTTFVRGLTSSKRLFNELREAQGEKPAPEIHVGVLLAHRPSLDPSEIQPFIEHLVHDTKPEMESATDIPWTFHIVEPFSLSSDDTREPSDFLDAATMRMAEGPYDIVIVVTDVALLSRRNRVEAGLASPVSHVVVVSTHRLTASPRGKPIRTRSAEAVRTNAAALLLHLMGHLSGLDHTKRNKSKVMAPFVFRENRKEVPSFTEAERTALRKGVEHLPERELRGGTGLESLIFHFLMAIKHPKAVLAPLLRNWAILLPLSLPGLATAAVAPSLLLIFTAEIWDVGLNMNNQTAIFFAVASILGASFYLIKIQSLFMPRKEKRVITEHLAIANVVIFLSILLACIGLFLMIGALMMVIELYVFPEDLITTWPTLDKPEVLFSDKVRLAAFISTVGVTTGALAGGLEKKTVIQHLALFLDTP
- a CDS encoding hypothetical protein (COG3021 Uncharacterized protein conserved in bacteria), giving the protein MKVFKQILFYFIIFVSVLVILASLLSLIYDLAYWYSKVVDFPRLQYLIVALICLLIFVLLNKKWGFASVFLAVGLLTAITIHATRILPYIVGDKPVPDVAQEAISQENSVGILIANVLITNKEAADFLEIVEQTDPDMLLVMEVDQWWVNQLQGLKVEYPYIMEYPLENAYGMALYSRFPLKDTEIKFFNHDDVPSFHAKVILPSGEAFRFHGMHPVAPVPSDKYPDNVGEEEVGLLKVGQLVAAESLPSIVAGDFNDVSWSHTSRLFGDAGSLKNVRLGRGLYNSFNAKSLIMRWPLDHFFVTREFALLELERLRKFNSDHFPMFAKLVLQKQ
- a CDS encoding sialate O-acetylesterase (COG3291 FOG: PKD repeat) — translated: MSTSTLKRLLFFFLSLLLIPNVFAQLSVSPIFGSDMVLQRGTAVPVFGTASPGETVTVQFLGQSKSAVADGSGKWQVNLASMSANASPSTMTISSGSEVVSYSGIQVGEVWLVSGQSNMGWPMSKADNSAPAIADAGNHNIRLFRMTAGNGPHTTTWQISNSTTVGSFSAVGYWMGLELSQWMGNVPVGLIQATHDGTAIDQWTHTNGGTAADYEAMVKPIQPYAIKGIGWYQGESDGGNSNYDVLLTDMIGEWRSDWGLSGLPFGIVQLTGTERSKGARLSQYNVSQKVPNTYLIVTADLPGGNQLHPTTKKPVGLRAAIGARGAVYGENIPYSGPVPDGANSYASGSTVVLNWHFVGNGLITSDGSAPSTFQVAGSNGRFSSATATIVGSTIELTSSVSDPTTVRYQFGSLGNLFNSVNIPIEGGNSTLDKLPSSMFEVTLGATPSNMSPTASFSHSASELSVSFDASASADSDGTISSWAWDFGDGTTGSGEQANHTYSAYGSYTVTLTVTDDAGATGTSSQVVSLTDGGSGGGETGTSLHVQNIVTYTQSAGAGSKSGVAEVFIHDNQESPVSNATVTGTFSGTFTGTVTGQTGTDGKVVFTSNSTAKGNVTVNFCVDNVTHSSLSYDASQNDISCTAGAAGARMATDKNTVEKSVLPVHLYPNPSQDGHFSVTLPETLRSSVAALELSIYDQQGKLVHQKHLENSSSTISVDTSLQPGIYLLKIMGENSSYESRFIISQ
- a CDS encoding beta-1,4-xylanase (COG3693 Beta-1,4-xylanase), translating into MAAGQSKFVGNIFRNTVPPSFNTYWNQVTPENSGKWGTVEGARDIMKWTDLDLAYNHAQNNGFPFKQHAFVWGMQEPSWVSSLPPAEQAAEVEEWIQLYAARYPNTDMIDVVNEPLHHVPSYAEAIGGSGATGWDWVVWSFEKARQYMPNAKLILNDYGILGKRKATTDYINIINILKERNLIDGIGVQAHGLEYAQNSAIKSTLDNLAATGIPIYISELDLELADDTEQLNRYKSLFPLLYEHPGVVGVTLWGYIAGQHWKPDAYLLGQTNTIGSQTLTSTFQNYTFSGSGDIQVHLTNDDVDNTNDMEVDYVILDGITYQAEDMEINTGVWQDNSCGGSFSQLMNCNGYIQFPAASQSITIRARGVNGTENLEVHAVDMTMERPALQWLRYEYFGEASNSAPTASFSATVTDLTAAFDASASFDSDGTISSYAWDFGDGSTGSGELANHSFSAYGNYTVTLTVTDNGGAVGTSSQLVSVSDGSTGGSGSTLHVQKVITYTLSAGAGSKYGVAEVTIHDDQENPVSNATVSGTFSGTFTETASGQTGADGVVVLQTTSSAKGSVTVKLCVDNVTHASYSYDASQDDISCTAGAAGARMATTSEPEKATLLPVRIYPNPSKDGRFTINLPEALKSTQPATLELSIYNQLGMLVYHDNPKNSATALIVESSLQPGIYLLKIRGEKGSYQSRLIISK